The genome window accacaaacccattGATGTgcattattgctattataaactagttaccaaAGTATTATTATAACAGTAAACAAGTAATTTTGCATCATACttgtggtatatttaagcaataaggcacgagggggtgttgtatatggccaatatatcacggctaagggctgttcttagcctGTGGTATATTGGACATATAACACAAATCttcaaggtgccttattgctattataactgtttaccaacgtaattagagcagtaattATAAAtgtttttgtcatacccgtggtatacggtctgatataccacgtctgtcatccaatcagcattcagggctctaaccaaccagtttataatgtctgATATTCCACAgctttcaaccaatcagcatccaggaaccaaactacccagtttataaCGGCCAATATatcacacctcctcgggccttattgatTAAATTGAATGTAGTGTCTTGTCATCAGCTTTATGGGGGAATTGTTTTCTCAGGTACGGTTGTTACCAGTTGTGAGGCGTGTCATGACCAAGCCACCTGCCTAGACTCACCTGTGGAACGTGGGAGGGGAGATGCTTTCCAAACCTGGTCCGTCACTTGCACCTGTCAAGATGGCTTCGTTGGCGACGGCATCACCTGCTACGACCTTGAGTTCTGCGCTAAAGGCTCCTGCTGTCGTCAAGGTTACGGCTGGTCCTCGGAGCTGGGCTGTGTGGACGTTGACGAGTGTTCCCTCCCAGACCAACCCTGCAGCTCTCCTCAGGTCTGTGAGAACACCCCCGGATCCTTCAACTGCCTGGTGCCTCCTGAAGACGACCTCCACTCCAGTCCTGGCGACTCCCGTTCAGTACAGTTTCAGTGCAGCGGGAGACGGTGTCCAGTGGGAGAGGACTGTATCAGTGTTGGTGGATCGTCCCTCTGTGCAGACCCCTGCCTGCACTACTCTGTACTGAATGACGACTGGCGTTCCACCACCAACCACGCTGCAGCTAACGGCTACCACTGTGACTCGTCTGTCAACTGGCAGGGCTGGTATCGCCTGTTCCTGGGGAACACCAGTGTTCAgatgccagagaggtgtgtggagAAATACATGTGTGGGACGGAGATCCCCTTGTGGCTTCCATTAGCTCATCCCCAGCTGTTAGACGGGGTGGTTCAGAGGAGCGTCTGTGgacactattattatgactgcTGCTACTGGAGGCAAAATCCCATCCATGTCAAAGCCTGCTATGGAAACTACTATGTCTACAAGTTTGTCCCTACAACAACATGCAACATGGCCTACTGTGCAGGTATGACGTCATAATGTCCTTGTCACTGTGCAGGTATGACGTCATAATGTCCTTGTCACTGTGCAGGTATGACGTCATAATGTCCTTGTCACTGTGCAGGTATGACGTTATAATGTCCTTGTCACTGTGCAGGTATGACGTCATAATGTCCTTGTCACTGTGCAGGTATGACGTCATAATGTCCTTGTCACTGTTTCTTAAAGACATCAAGAGTGTTCAAATAACTAGACATAACAAAGTCATTTAACACTACCTCTGTCTCTTCCAGATGTCAACACCACGGTGTGTTCCACATGTGGAGTGTTTGATGCCTGTGTGAGAGACAATGTGACCAACTGGAGATGTGAGAGGAAAGGTGAGTGCTGAACAAATATAAACTGTATGGTCAGATCAGTATTTTTTTCAAACACTATGAAACGCAGAGATTTCGGGGTGAAATGATGCATCTTTAAGAGGCGTATCTTTGAACCAATAAGGTCAGAGGAGGCGTGGTATACTGGCCATATgtcacaaacccccaaggtgcattattactattataaactgattaccAATGGAAttagaaaaaataaaaatacatgttttcctCATACCcgtggctttcagccaatcaacattcagggTTCCAGCCCTGAATGATGATTGGTTGATAAGGCAGCTTGGgcgtttgtggtatatggccaatataccacggctgaggGATGTATGCAGGCATTCCGTGTTGCGTGGTGTATAAGAAGCCACACAGAGATCTCAGTCTCCCACATGTACCAGTTCACacgccttattgcttaaataacctCCTGAGTTGTTTACCTAGCTCCAGAGCTGGTGTGTGGGCGGAGCCTCCTGAAGGTGGGCCTTCCAAATGTTTACCTGGAGGCTGCTGGTCTGGATGCTTCCTCTGCCCACCTGGCTGACGGACGCTGCTCCGCCCACGAGGATCGTAACGGCTCAGTGTGGTACCAGGTGGAGCGACGGGAGGGCCACTGTGGAAACACTCTGGAGGTGAGAAATATTTTCACTTTATGCTCAAGAAGGTTCTATATTGCTGCCCCAATATTTTCCCTGGCGACGTTTTATGAATTATTACGAAACACTTTAGTTGATTCACATCGTACTTATGGAACGACCTTCAGAATAACCTACAGTTACATTTGACAtccagcagacgctcttatccagagcgacttgcagTAGTGAGTGAATATACGTTGATACTTTTCATACTGGTCCCtggtgggaatcgaacccacaactctGGCGCCATACTGTCCCAACCGAGCTACGCGGGGTGCAGTGGTGTCTTTCAGTTCACATTGTTGGTGGAGGAACCTCTGCTTGTTTTTTCaattgtgtttttgtattttttgtgttTTCTATGCTCCTGCCTTGACTGAAGCATGTGAGTCTCTAACGTTTAATGTGTAATAGCTGCTGGTCTTGTCACGAGACCTTGGTCTCAATAGGACTCTTTAAAATCGGGCTGAAGACGATGTGACATTAGTGTTAACGGTGGTTAATTCTCAGACAAATCACTGTGATTTCACGGTAGTCTACACATCACTGATGCAAGCAGGCCTAATAAATGCATGAATATGACATATTTGTTAACCCCCTGCTCCCTTTTTCCCAGACAAACACCACCCATGCTGTCTACTCCAACAGCTTATTAGTTTATCCAGTAGATGGGAGGAACGGCTCCCGACCCTTCGGCTTTCCCTTCTCCTGTGTCTATCCTCTGGAGACAGAGAGCAGTCTGGATGTGGCCATCAGACCTCTCCCACTGTGAGAAGATATGCAGCAAGTCCATTCTGTTTATTCTGTTGTCTTTGTGCAGACAACACTATTATAAAAAAAAACtgatatctagaacctaaaaggattcttcagctgtccccataggagaacccataggagaaccctttgaagaaccccttttggttcaaGGAAGAaaccttttggttccagataTAATTATTTTgagttccatatagaaccctctccacagagggttctacctagaaccaaaacaGGTTCaacctggaaccagaaagggttctcctatggggacagccaaagaaccccttTTGGAACTGTTTAGTCTAACAGTGTCATCATTATGAACATTCAACTGTTATTTTAATGTtcataaagtttgatttgatttgtagcgTCACCTCTTTGTACCTTTGTACCTCTTCACAGAACTGGTCATAAAGTCGTCCGAGTCGGTGCCAAGGCCAAGGCCTCCATGTCTCTGTACCGCGACTCCAACTACACACAGCCTTACCCAGCTGGTCAGCCAATCACCCTGATTGTGGGTTCCTCCCTGCACGTGGGCGTGTCCGTAGAGGAGTCCGAGGCAGAacgttttgttgttgttctggaagACTGCTACTCCACGGAATCACCCAGCCCTGATAATCTCCCACGGACCTACATGATTCAGGACAGGTCCATGACTCTGTTCATCGGCTGTTTGCATGtccatgtgtgtttgttttgtgtgtgaaGTATGGTGTGTTTGTTGCTGTGTACGGTCTGTGTAGCCGTGCATGCCTTCAAACCTTTGCTGTTTCTTGGCTCTCCTCCCAGGTGTCCTACAAATCGTACCCAGGTGACAGTGGAGGAAAGTGGCTCGTCCCTCAGGGCTTCGTTCTCTGCTCTACTGCAGGGGGAATACCGCTACGTCTTCCTGCACTGCAGCCTCAGCCTGTGTGACCAGGGGAGCTCCTCCTGCACTCCAGTGAGTCCTGATGTTCTTCTCAGACTCATTAGCTCTCTCCTTGGGCTTTCAGGTCTCTCTGACTTAGTGGTTTGTCTCTGACTCAGTGTTTGGTCTCTCTGACTTAGTGTTTGGTCTCTCTGACTTAGTGGTTGGTCTCTCTGACTTAGTGTTTGGTCACTATGACTCAGTGTTTGGTCTCTCTGACTTAGTGTTTGGTCACTATGACTCCTTGTTTGGTCTCTCTGACTCAGTGTTTGGTCACTATGACTCAGTGTTTGGTCTCTCTGACTTAGTGTTTGGTCACTATGACTCAGTGTTTGGTCTCTCTGACTTAGTGGTTGGTCTCTGACTCAGTGTTTGGTCTCTCTGACTTAGTGGTTGGTCTCTCTGACTTAGTGGTTGGTCTCTGACTCAGTGTTTGGTCTCTCTGACTCAGTGTTTGGTCTCTCTGACTTAGTGGTTGGTCTCTCTGACTTAGTGGTTGGTCTCTCTGACTTAGTGTTTGGTCTCTCTGACTTAGTGGTTGGTCTCTGACTCAGTGTTTGGTCTCTCTGACTTAGTGTTTGGTCTCTCTGACTTAGTGGTTGGTCTCTCTGACTTAGTGGTTGGTCTCTCTGACTTAGTGTTTGGTCTCTCTGACTTAGTGTTTGGTCTCTCTGACTTAGTGGTTGGTCTCTGACTCAGTGTTTGGTCTCTCTGACTTAGTGGTTGGTCTCTCTGACTTAGTGTTTGGTCTCTCTGACTTAGTGTTTGGTCTCTCTGACTTAGTGGTTGGTCTCTGACTCAGTGTTTGGTCTCTCTGACTTAGTGTTTGGTCTCTCTGACTTAGTGGTTGGTCTCTCTGACTTAGTGGTTGGTCTCTCTGACTTAGTGGTTGGTCTCTCTGACTTAGTGGTTGGTCTCTCTGACTTAGTGTTTGGTCTCTCTGACTTAGTGTTTGGTCTCTCTGACTTAGTGGTTGGTCTCTCTGACTCAGTGGTTGGTCTCTCTGACTCAGTGTTTGGTCTCTCTGACTTAGTGGCTGGTCTCTCTGACTTAGTGTTTGGTCTCTCTGACTTAgtggtttgtctctctctctacaggtgtGTTCCAGGAGGAGATCCCGCTCTGTGTCCAAGTCCATCCGCCTCAAGCCGCTCACCATCGGGCCAATCACCTGTAAATATTTTACTTTAGTAATGACTTACATAGGTTATGAGCTAATATATTGTAGAGGTTTTGGACCAAAATGTAGAGTAGTCGGGAAAAGAACAAAAATTAATGGCCGATATTCTGGTCAAAAGCACTCGGCTGTCGTTCTGGTGTGTTTCCTCTTTAACAGTCAGATTCTCTTTGACCCTCAGGGGCCCAGAGTCTGGAGTGAGCCTTGGGAGCCCCAGCATGTCATATGAAGGATGGGGTCCCTCCTGCACTACTCCCCTGATCTCCATCCCAACCTACAGCCCAGTGTAACTTTCAAGGGCACAGAAATACTTGTTTTGATTCTAGTAATGAATTTATGCACTACAGTGTGATTTCATTGTACTGTGTATGTTGTATACACACAGACTTGCATTGTTTTAGGACTGATCATTTCCTCAAATCATTGTGTAAGTTCCAACCAAACCtgagttgctgtgtgtgtgagttccaACCAAACCTGAGTTGCTGTGTGTGTAAGTTCCAACCAACCCtgagttgctgtgtgtgtgagttccaACCAACCCtgagttgctgtgtgtgtgagttccaACCAACCCtgagttgctgtgtgtgtgagttccaACCAACCCtgagttgctgtgtgtgtgagttccaACCAAACCtgagttgctgtgtgtgtgagttccaACCAACCCtgagttgctgtgtgtgtgagttccaACCAACCCTGAGTTGCTGTGTGTGTAAGTTCCAACCAAACCTGAGTTGCTGTGTTTGTGTAAGCTGTGATTTGATGATGTCAATAAATAACTCTGTATGATGATGCTCGTTGTCTGATGATTGTCTATTTAACAGGTTGTAAACATATAAGGCAGGTTAAACACATATTTACAGAACAACAAGGGATTGAGAACAATGTGTGGTTTATTTGGTATAGGCGAAAGTACTAATTGACCATAGCAGATTTTAGGAAAACTGGCTAAACTTGTTAAAGACAAGTGACATTCGTGATATGTATTTAGTCAATGTACTGAACACTTCCTAGGTTGTTTTACCAAAGCAGGAAGACTGATTGGTGTATTGAAATAGTGCTGTTTGTTCCACTGTAGAATAACACAATGAAAATCTTCAGAATGACCATGACAGTTTGAGTAGTAGTTTATGATGCTCCTTTCTTATGActccattgttactgttggttgaggaccttccacctctctccattgttactgttggttgaggaccttccacctctcttcattgttactgttggttgaggaccttccacctctctccattgttactgttggttgaggaccttccacctctctccattgttactgttggttgaggaccttccacctctctccattgttactgttggttgaggaccttccacctctctccattgttactgttggttgaggaccttccacctctctccattgttactgttggttgaggaccttccacctctctccattgttactgttggttgaggaccttccacctctctccattgttactgttggttgaggaccttccacctctctccattgttactgttggttgaggaccttccacctctctccattgttactgtAAACTCCATGTGGGTTGTGCCTTCAGGCCtcgtttgtgtgggtgtgtgcaggtgtgtgtgtttattacaAAAAGCTCATTAACAGGGTCAAGCTAGAGTCTGTAAAACAGTTACTGTTATCAAGATGATAACCCTCTAAACCTCAACAGAGCTGTCTGTAAAGCACCAAGGTGCTGTTGGTTTGGGGAAAGTTTTAAGAGGTATCAGTTCTCCAGTCTCTCCACTAGGTGGAGCTGTGGCGCTGTGGTAAGAGAAAGGTTGGCTGTTGGCCCAGTCCTGAATCAATCCCGATTGAGATGACATGGACAGGGTGGGGTCAGGAGGGGGTCAGGGGTTCTGATTAGATGACATGGACAGGGTGGGGTCAGGGGGTCTGATTAGATGACATGGACAGAGTGAGGTCAGGGGGGCTAATAAGATAGCATGGACAGGGTGGGGTCAGGGGGGCAGGGGGGGTCTGATAAGATGACATGGACAGGGTGGGGTCAGGGGGTCTGAGAAGATGACATGGACAGGGTGGGGTCAGGAGGGGTCTGATAAGATGACATGGACAGGGTGGGGGCAGGGGGGCAGGAGTGGTCTGATAAGATGACATGGACAGGGTGGGGTCAGGGGGGCTAATAAGATAACATGGACAGGGTGGGGTCAGGGGGGCTAATAAGATAACATGGACAGGGTGGGGTCAGGGGGGTCTGATAAGATGACATGGACAGGGTGGGGTCAGGGGGGCTAATAAGATAACATGGACAGGGTGGGGTCAGGGGGGGGCTAATAAGATAACATGGACAGGGTGGGGTCAGGGGGGGCAGGGGGGTCTGATAAGATGACATGGACAGGGTGGGGTCAGGGGGGCTAATAAGATGACATGGACGGGGTGGGGTCAGGGGGGTCTGATTAGATGACATGGACAGGGTGGGGTCAGGGGGGCAGGAGTGGTCTGATAAGATGACATGGACTGGGTGGGGTCACGGGGGGGGCCAGGGGGGGTCTGATAAGATGACATGGACAGGGTGGGTTCAGGGGGGTCTGATAAGATGACATGGACAGGGTGGGGTCAGGGGGGGGTCTGATAAGATGACATGGACGGGGTGGGTCAGGGGGGTCTGATAGGATGACATGGACAGGGTGGGGTCAGGGGGGTCTGATAAGATGACATGGACAGGGTGGGGTCAGGGGGGGGGTCTGATAAGATGACATGGACAGGGTGGGTTCAGGGGGGTCTGATAAGATGACATGGACAGGGTGGGTTCAGGGGGGTCTGATAAGATGACATGGACGGGGTGGGGTCAGGGGGGGTCTGAATGGATGACATGGATTTAAATGTAATTTTTGGTCAATAACCTACTGAAATAACTCTAAAAAttctaataaaaaaaataaaaaaagattcaTAAAAATGTCAAAACTCAAATCTAGTCGTTGCGTAAGTATACAGCCGCTTTGTTTAGGCAAACCTAATACGCCTTATAAGTTACAtgaactcactctgtgtgaaataacaGTGGTTGAATGACTAACCCATCCTCTGTCCCCCATTCATACAACATCTgtatggtccctcagtcaagattcaacaacaaagaTCAGGGAGCTTTGAGAAAGCCACATggagaagggcagtgattggtggatgggtaacaataacaaatcagacattgaatatctctttaagcgTCTTTGACCAAGTTAATAATGATGCGGTGGATGATgaattaaaccacccagacacatcaaagatacagtcgtccttctgaactgagctgcaggacaggaaggaaactgctcagggatacaGTCgcccttctgaactgagctgcaggacaggaaggaaactgctcagggatacagtcgtccttctgaactgagctgcaggacaggaaggaagcTGCTCAGGgatacagtcgtccttctgaactgagctgcaggacaggaaggaaactgctcagggatacagtcgtccttctgaactgagctgcaggacaggaaggaaactgctcagggatacagtcgtccttctgaactgagctgcaggacaggaaggaagctgctcagggatgttaccatgaggccattggtgattttaaaacagttacagagttcagtgactgtgataggagaaaactgaggatggatcaacaacattgtagtgactccacaatgaTTACTTAAATGTGTGAAAAGAAGAATACAAGTatatagaatacaaatattccaaaacattcatGTACGCAACAagccactaaagtaatactgcaaaacagtACTGAAAAGGAATACAttttttggcctaaatgcaaagccttatgtttggggcaaatccaacacaccacatcactgagtaacCCACTCAACCTTTTatttttcaagcatggtggtggctgcatcatggtatgggtatgcttgtcatcggcaaataCTAGGGTTTTTTTCAGGATAAAATGAAAAGGggtggagctaagcacaggcaaaaatcctagaggaaaccttGCTTTACACCACACTCTGGGAGAGGAAtccacatttcagcaggacaataactgacaacacaaggccacatctacactggagtttcttacaaagacagtgaatgttcctgagtggccgagttacagttttgatttaaatctgtttgacaatctatggcaagacttggccATTACTGTCGAGCCATGATCCCCAACAtcttgacaaagcttgaagaattctGAACAGACTAATGGcctaatattgcacaatccaggtgtgtgaagctcttcgagacttacccaagaagactcacagctgaaaCCGCTGCccaaggtgtttctaacatgtattaccTCAGAGAGCGAAATACTTATGCAACAACTGGATTGGTGTATTTTCCCTTCAGAATTAATTGCTttgttcttccactttgacattacagagtattttgcg of Oncorhynchus masou masou isolate Uvic2021 unplaced genomic scaffold, UVic_Omas_1.1 unplaced_scaffold_1319, whole genome shotgun sequence contains these proteins:
- the LOC135530295 gene encoding uromodulin-like produces the protein MLSSGVLMVLLFFKHVTADSSGTVVTSCEACHDQATCLDSPVERGRGDAFQTWSVTCTCQDGFVGDGITCYDLEFCAKGSCCRQGYGWSSELGCVDVDECSLPDQPCSSPQVCENTPGSFNCLVPPEDDLHSSPGDSRSVQFQCSGRRCPVGEDCISVGGSSLCADPCLHYSVLNDDWRSTTNHAAANGYHCDSSVNWQGWYRLFLGNTSVQMPERCVEKYMCGTEIPLWLPLAHPQLLDGVVQRSVCGHYYYDCCYWRQNPIHVKACYGNYYVYKFVPTTTCNMAYCADVNTTVCSTCGVFDACVRDNVTNWRCERKAPELVCGRSLLKVGLPNVYLEAAGLDASSAHLADGRCSAHEDRNGSVWYQVERREGHCGNTLETNTTHAVYSNSLLVYPVDGRNGSRPFGFPFSCVYPLETESSLDVAIRPLPLTGHKVVRVGAKAKASMSLYRDSNYTQPYPAGQPITLIVGSSLHVGVSVEESEAERFVVVLEDCYSTESPSPDNLPRTYMIQDRCPTNRTQVTVEESGSSLRASFSALLQGEYRYVFLHCSLSLCDQGSSSCTPVCSRRRSRSVSKSIRLKPLTIGPITWAQSLE